TCACGCCCATTTTGTCAcctgttttaattttcttcaaacTATTCTTAGGTTCTATACGTTGTCTCGCGAGGAAATGTAGCGAGTACGGCAACTGTGGATGTAGCTTTGGTTTCTATGGAGATGGATTTACATGCACAGGTAATAACTTACATTCGCAGATATGCTTTTCGATAATGTTCACATCCCCTGTCTTTACGACCAGAAGAAACAATCGATATTCGAAGTGAAAAGTTTGTTATACGGGCTTTTTTATACCTCTTACAATTGAAGACAGCTACAAATCTAACATTTTTGGATTGCCCATATTTAATGACGTTACAGCACTGATTGGGTGTAAACATATACCAATGTAGACATCTGTCAAGTATATCAAGAGGTAAATTGCAGGAAACATGCTTTAGAAtagcaatattttcatttgaacaCAACTTGCCTCATCTCGATTCTGAAAacataatgttttaatattaatatttatcccCATAGGCAGCCGTGGGCGCCAGTTCTTGGTGCTATTCATGGAGAACGCCATCGACTATTACAGCAAGGACCGTCACTTCTCCAAAATACACATCGCCAGTAGAAAGAACACAACCGTAACCATTAAAACCTCAAAATCCCTCTCTCCCAAgctgaaagaaaaaatgaacaaGTCTTTTCAAATTCAGAACGGTCAGACGGAAATGGATGTTCCTATAGCGATGAGAACGCTTGATTTTAAGACTGAGCACAAGGGAATAATGGTGGAAACTTCCGAGACTGTATCTCTGTTTGCGATGAGCTTTGATGGGTACTCCTCTGATAGCAGCTTGATTCTTCCTGTGGAGAGACTTGGACGTCGGTACATCGTGGGGTCGTCTGCTCCTTACAGTCCGGATATATCTGATTACAACAGCCAGGTGGCGTTCGTGGCGGCAGAGGACAACACAGTGGTGACAGTCACGTTTAATATAGCAGACGGACGCGTGCTAGTTTTCAACAACAAGAGATACCAAACTGGACACAAGATGGAGTTTGATATGAAACAGATGGAAGACTTCCAAATCTCGCATAACCGAGATCTAACAGGTACTGTCATCGAGTCATCCAAACCCATAGCGGTTTTTGCCGGAAACAAGTGTAACAAACTGAAACGATTCGGGTACTGCAGCCATCTTGTCGAACAGCTTCCTCCGACGAGCAATCTGGACAAGACATTTATTGTCGCGCCCAGTCTGAGAAGAACAGGTGGAATGGTGCGAGTAGTCGCCAACTCCAAGACTTATCTCCAGGTCATAGTTAATGGTACCACTAAACGGGCGACAGTGGAGAAGACCCGCCATTATGACGTAGCAGTAAACGATAACAGCGTCACCGTCATCAAAGCCAACGCCGGCGTGCTTGTTCTAAGTTTCGCTGTCCGCCTCGGTAGACGGACGGCCGGCGATCCGTATATGACGCTTATTCCGGGGTTGGAACAATACATTAACCAATACTATATTGCTGTTCCAAAGGGATACAATGAAAATTTCTTGACGGTTATCATTCCATCAGAGGCAAAGAGTTCACTGCGATTGAACAGCAAACCGGTTCCGTCTGGTTCTGTTGTATCGGAAGCTTCCGTTAACGTCACAGCGGAAGCGAAGTACGTTACCATGGTGATTGAAGTAGCTGGAGGGGCTCATCAAGTTGAAACCACAGACGGAACGAGATTTGGTTTGTTGATTCATGGTCGCGGCCGAGACGACGGGTATGGTTATGCCGCGAACATGGTTAGTCCAGGGATAATCTAACCTTTGTGCTTTtcgaattttgattaaattctgATTAAATTCTGATAAAAACTGAGGTTCAGGGATTTTGGTGTCTACTATTTTTTTACGTGTTGGATATTTCAGGTTAATTACCCATGCGTTGCTTaaactatttctttttcttgGAGAAAAATCTACAACCTCTTCTCATTTCCCTGTCAGTTAACACGGAATGAGTTGTAAAGGAGTTACCTCGCTTGGTGCCTTaacaactgaaaaaaaaacaattctaaaaCAATTATCTCAACAACAATTTATTTGAAGAATTCCACCAGGTTTTTTTTCGAAATTGAAAAGATTCATACAAAATCCTAATTggaaaacatatttcaaattttataaacaaatttaagCCAACTTTCGGTTTGAAATGAATTACAATCTTTTAATTAGCAATTATTTATCTTACACttattttttcaactttaatcCTCATAAATTTTTTCCTTGTTGATAGTAGATTTTTTTGTGGTTCATATCTCATCTACTagtaaagaaatgtttatatataataaataaaaaaccctGTATTTAGGACAATGAGCACATGGTAAGGCACGGGTTGCAAAAAATAGGTACGGTATGTAAACCACGAGAACAAGTGTACCGgaagtagaaaaaaattaattaatggcTACCGATCCATGACGGACAGATACTTGTATCTGATAAGTCTGCAGGAAAATGAAATGGACACCTTCTCTATTACAAACAAATTGTAAGACTAACAAGAATTCAACACCAAGCACGAGCACAATGTATGATGTTAAATTATTCGAACAATTGGCCTCAAAATGCTATTTTGTCTCGAAACCTTAACAAAGTGTTTGAAACTTGTACGCTTTTAAATACATTAAACGGACATTGTAAGTACTTTTTCACTCGTTGACAAATACTAGTTTTAAAATTGTCACCCATCAATCCGTGCATCAAAATTATGCAACTAATCTAGGCGCGGATTCAGGGTTTTCATCCAGGTATACTACCCTCCCCTACACCCAGCTCCTGCGGAAAAAAGTGAAAAGAAGTTCCAAATTCTTCTATAATACATCTTTGCCATTATGATTAATCGATCCCTAAAGATAAGATTGTAAACtgaaagtatttatgaaatgttgATAAAGGAAACTATTTGGTGAGTTTGAGACATCAAAGCTTGAAGATACTCAAAAATTCCACATTTTATTATCTAATGAATTCcatattgatttgaattttaatatcTAAACCTTGGCAAGACAGCTTAccttttatatttgtaattaaaatattattgctACCAGCCATATCATCTTAgaatatgcttttaaaatacaatctTTGTAGGTCTTATTTTCGACCAgtactagtatttaaaaatacaaaggGGTAAAACTGCAGAGCTCCCAATACAGTATTACATCCTCATTTCAAGGTGATTTTGATGACAATT
This genomic window from Crassostrea angulata isolate pt1a10 chromosome 8, ASM2561291v2, whole genome shotgun sequence contains:
- the LOC128161209 gene encoding uncharacterized protein LOC128161209, whose protein sequence is MRTHISLLLLVFALCELTNLATGNCLNYCDNKNTGYGTRPCTKTLTETGYFTRKCGFMWGKRCVTGYFTKYKSGYGCCQRTCPVDAGWGSWSSWSRYSSCSVTCGAGSERYKRKRYCNNPVAKNGGRSCSGQRYSDEYRNCYRSKCPINGGWSSWKPWQSASACSVTCGTGTKRFTSTRSCNNPKPQYGGRGCSGLTRKYETRRCSTNRGCPVDGGWGNWTRASASTPCSVTCGVGIQVYEKQRSCNRPTPKHGGKDCRGVATQKTKKTCSSNVACPEKGSIRCLARKCSEYGNCGCSFGFYGDGFTCTGSRGRQFLVLFMENAIDYYSKDRHFSKIHIASRKNTTVTIKTSKSLSPKLKEKMNKSFQIQNGQTEMDVPIAMRTLDFKTEHKGIMVETSETVSLFAMSFDGYSSDSSLILPVERLGRRYIVGSSAPYSPDISDYNSQVAFVAAEDNTVVTVTFNIADGRVLVFNNKRYQTGHKMEFDMKQMEDFQISHNRDLTGTVIESSKPIAVFAGNKCNKLKRFGYCSHLVEQLPPTSNLDKTFIVAPSLRRTGGMVRVVANSKTYLQVIVNGTTKRATVEKTRHYDVAVNDNSVTVIKANAGVLVLSFAVRLGRRTAGDPYMTLIPGLEQYINQYYIAVPKGYNENFLTVIIPSEAKSSLRLNSKPVPSGSVVSEASVNVTAEAKYVTMVIEVAGGAHQVETTDGTRFGLLIHGRGRDDGYGYAANMVSPGII